Proteins encoded by one window of Vibrio panuliri:
- a CDS encoding DUF2947 domain-containing protein gives MSYLPLDQYQRKWIFTHQSMPVSEQDLDAIKPMDQARSAQLWKDNISAQSPDAERLSSSDWPMKVDNWSESVDWMSAWESDDEQLPQEVLDYIDWQDDVTVYFCYEKYNIIETKWSTFKKCWKNFLFYDDGPILIGRRRNEALWFADNGQVKLGKRN, from the coding sequence ATGTCTTATTTACCTTTGGACCAGTACCAAAGAAAATGGATTTTTACCCACCAGTCTATGCCTGTTTCTGAACAAGATCTCGACGCGATCAAGCCGATGGATCAAGCTCGTTCAGCACAGCTTTGGAAAGATAATATTAGTGCACAGAGCCCAGACGCTGAGCGTTTGAGCTCAAGTGATTGGCCAATGAAAGTGGATAATTGGTCTGAGAGTGTAGATTGGATGTCGGCATGGGAATCTGATGATGAACAGTTGCCGCAAGAAGTATTGGATTATATTGATTGGCAAGATGATGTAACTGTCTATTTTTGCTACGAAAAATACAACATTATTGAGACGAAATGGTCAACATTTAAGAAGTGTTGGAAGAACTTCCTGTTCTATGATGATGGCCCAATCCTCATCGGTCGCCGCCGCAATGAGGCGCTTTGGTTTGCCGATAATGGTCAGGTGAAGTTAGGCAAACGCAACTAA
- a CDS encoding GTP cyclohydrolase II: protein MNAITQLENTVIQVSIDMAEVRARVDFKVGVESKIDAEILSFNGLKTEKEHVAVVFKHADTTQDVPLVRMHSECLTGDVFHSSRCDCGEQLDETIEKMGEAGGIILYLRQEGRGIGLYNKIDAYRLQSQGMNTYEANNHLGFGDDLRDFTEAAQMLLALGVSKIRLVTNNPKKVRELKEHGIEIVEVVNTLAHIKDGNENYLKAKISHGKHLLKL from the coding sequence ATGAATGCGATCACACAATTAGAAAATACAGTAATTCAAGTGAGTATTGATATGGCGGAAGTACGTGCCAGAGTTGATTTTAAAGTCGGCGTAGAAAGTAAGATTGATGCAGAGATCTTATCGTTTAATGGTCTTAAAACAGAGAAAGAACACGTCGCAGTTGTCTTTAAACATGCAGACACAACTCAAGACGTGCCGCTTGTTCGTATGCATTCAGAGTGCTTAACTGGCGATGTTTTTCATTCGTCGCGTTGTGACTGCGGTGAGCAACTCGATGAGACCATTGAAAAGATGGGTGAAGCAGGGGGCATCATTTTATATCTTCGCCAAGAAGGGCGTGGGATTGGTCTTTACAACAAAATCGATGCTTACCGTTTGCAAAGCCAAGGTATGAATACCTATGAAGCAAACAACCATTTAGGCTTTGGCGATGACTTACGTGACTTCACTGAAGCTGCGCAGATGTTATTGGCGCTGGGGGTAAGCAAAATACGCCTTGTGACCAACAATCCAAAGAAAGTGCGTGAACTTAAAGAACATGGCATTGAAATCGTTGAGGTTGTGAACACGCTAGCGCACATTAAAGATGGCAACGAAAACTACCTCAAAGCGAAAATCTCCCACGGCAAACATTTATTGAAGCTCTAA
- a CDS encoding di-heme oxidoreductase family protein, with protein MMRFLNSSLAAIVVLVSPILVHANQIKTGGNTAVKKEGANAFSLPAANLPMSKRLDFSVGNSFFRNPWVQAPASTDARDGLGPLFNTNGCQNCHIKDGRGHPPEADDLHAVSMLVRLSIPAMTPEQKKAYIKDGVIPEPTYGGQLQDFALQDQKPEGKINIQYSDVTVAFEDGTKVTLRKPTLSITELGYGDMHPDTMMSARVAPPMIGLGLLEMIPDETLLEWQDEQDANNDGVSGKVNRVWDVQKQDFAIGRFGWKAGQPTLMQQNAAAFNGDIGLTSNLFPNENCTSNQSICDDLPNGGKPEVSDNILDFVEFYTQHLAVPIRRNVNAPQVLQGQALFEQIGCQSCHKTNVKTARNADLPALSEQLIHPYTDLLLHDMGEGLADNRPEYLANGQEWRTPPLWGLGYTQEVNGHTYFLHDGRARSIMEAILWHGGEAKSAQQKVLKLNQTERDALLAFLNSL; from the coding sequence ATGATGCGGTTTTTAAATTCATCTCTAGCAGCAATAGTAGTGCTCGTATCACCGATTTTAGTCCACGCAAATCAAATCAAAACAGGTGGTAATACGGCAGTGAAAAAAGAAGGTGCGAACGCATTTTCATTACCTGCGGCAAACCTACCCATGAGCAAGCGCTTAGATTTTAGCGTGGGTAACAGTTTTTTCCGCAATCCTTGGGTTCAAGCGCCGGCTTCTACCGATGCACGTGATGGGCTTGGACCGCTATTCAACACCAATGGTTGTCAAAACTGCCACATTAAAGATGGGCGCGGTCATCCGCCGGAAGCCGATGATCTTCATGCTGTCTCTATGCTGGTGCGTTTGAGTATTCCAGCAATGACACCAGAACAGAAAAAAGCATACATCAAAGACGGTGTCATTCCCGAACCGACGTATGGCGGTCAACTGCAAGATTTCGCCCTGCAAGATCAAAAGCCTGAAGGCAAAATTAATATCCAGTATAGCGATGTTACCGTTGCATTTGAGGATGGGACTAAAGTGACTTTGCGTAAACCTACGCTTTCCATCACGGAATTGGGCTACGGTGACATGCACCCTGATACCATGATGTCAGCGCGAGTCGCTCCACCCATGATTGGTTTAGGTTTGTTGGAAATGATTCCAGATGAAACTCTGCTGGAATGGCAAGATGAACAAGACGCCAATAACGATGGTGTTTCCGGCAAGGTTAACCGCGTATGGGATGTGCAAAAGCAGGACTTTGCTATTGGTCGCTTTGGTTGGAAAGCTGGACAACCAACCTTGATGCAGCAAAATGCTGCCGCATTTAATGGCGATATTGGTTTAACTAGCAATCTATTTCCTAATGAAAACTGCACCAGCAACCAATCTATTTGTGATGATCTCCCGAATGGCGGTAAGCCTGAAGTCAGTGACAATATACTCGACTTTGTTGAATTTTATACTCAGCATCTGGCTGTGCCTATACGCCGCAATGTGAATGCCCCTCAGGTTTTGCAGGGACAGGCGTTGTTTGAGCAAATAGGATGTCAAAGTTGCCACAAAACTAACGTAAAAACGGCGCGCAATGCTGACTTGCCAGCTCTTTCTGAGCAGTTGATTCACCCTTATACCGACCTGTTGCTGCATGATATGGGGGAAGGCCTTGCTGATAATCGACCAGAGTATCTTGCCAATGGTCAAGAATGGCGTACACCACCTCTGTGGGGGCTTGGTTATACCCAAGAGGTGAACGGGCATACTTACTTCCTACATGATGGTCGCGCTCGTTCAATTATGGAAGCGATACTATGGCACGGTGGCGAAGCGAAAAGTGCGCAGCAAAAAGTGCTAAAGCTTAACCAAACAGAACGCGATGCTCTTTTAGCATTTTTAAATTCTCTCTAG
- a CDS encoding imelysin family protein codes for MNSKLFMCALPIVLVGCQAELNQVATPEQTGHASQGVYLVEFAAADRFRQQADLLQHQVAQYCATSSDIAAVQEQWHQTMVSWMALQGQERGPQAALEQSWNIQFWPDKKNTTGRKMGALVRQNKSDWQAGDIATQSVTVQGVGAIEWLLYDTLSNFQVSDNTCQLGVAISQNLAHNAQKIADAWQTNPWVTLEANDWNSEYIAMLSNQLDYSMKKLSRPLAKVGKPRPYFAESWRSQTSMVNLKDNVIAMKAVYQANGDGLDAQLRQRGKGALADRIVDQFELTIETWPTDQSLFELLQTKQGYQTVMSQYNKLERLNYLIHEEVAIELGVVIGFNATDGD; via the coding sequence ATGAATAGCAAACTGTTTATGTGCGCGTTACCAATAGTATTGGTGGGTTGCCAAGCGGAGTTAAATCAAGTCGCAACGCCGGAGCAAACGGGTCATGCTAGCCAAGGTGTATATTTGGTTGAGTTTGCCGCTGCGGATCGTTTTCGCCAGCAAGCTGACTTACTCCAACACCAAGTGGCTCAGTATTGTGCGACGAGTAGTGATATTGCCGCCGTGCAAGAACAATGGCATCAAACCATGGTGAGTTGGATGGCGTTACAAGGGCAAGAGCGAGGACCGCAAGCCGCGTTAGAGCAAAGCTGGAACATTCAGTTTTGGCCCGATAAGAAAAACACCACCGGGCGGAAAATGGGCGCGCTGGTTCGTCAAAATAAATCTGATTGGCAAGCAGGGGATATCGCGACTCAAAGTGTCACTGTACAAGGTGTCGGTGCCATCGAGTGGTTACTCTACGACACCTTATCCAACTTCCAAGTTAGTGACAACACCTGCCAGCTTGGTGTAGCAATTAGTCAGAACTTAGCGCACAACGCACAGAAAATTGCCGATGCGTGGCAAACCAATCCTTGGGTCACTTTAGAGGCAAATGATTGGAATTCTGAATATATTGCGATGCTGTCTAACCAGCTTGATTACAGTATGAAAAAGCTTAGCCGACCTCTTGCGAAAGTTGGCAAGCCACGCCCTTATTTCGCCGAGTCGTGGCGCTCACAAACATCGATGGTAAACCTCAAAGATAACGTGATTGCTATGAAGGCCGTCTATCAAGCTAACGGTGATGGTTTGGACGCCCAGTTGCGTCAACGAGGGAAGGGGGCTTTGGCTGATAGAATCGTCGATCAGTTTGAGCTGACAATTGAGACATGGCCAACCGATCAAAGCTTGTTTGAACTCCTGCAAACTAAGCAGGGTTATCAAACCGTAATGTCACAATATAACAAGTTAGAGCGACTGAATTATCTTATCCATGAAGAAGTCGCTATCGAGCTTGGTGTGGTGATAGGATTTAATGCAACCGATGGTGACTGA
- the rimJ gene encoding ribosomal protein S5-alanine N-acetyltransferase, whose translation MSQISTPQQVYELDGDILLRTADVTDAYMIREYFVANKAYLKPWEPTREAEFFSLSGWTRKLLKLQDVHKLGMGFYLLIIDKPSGSMLGTVSFSNLTRFPFYACNVGYSLGEGAQGKGIMTRALTMAVNYMFTQHNMHRIMACYMPHNERSAAVLERLGFVREGYAKNYLLIDGDWRDHITTSLTNPNWQPK comes from the coding sequence ATGAGTCAAATCAGTACCCCTCAACAAGTCTATGAACTTGATGGTGACATCTTACTCCGAACCGCTGACGTAACCGATGCGTACATGATTCGTGAGTATTTTGTCGCCAACAAAGCGTACCTCAAACCTTGGGAGCCGACGCGCGAAGCTGAGTTTTTTAGTTTGTCCGGTTGGACGCGCAAACTCCTTAAACTGCAGGACGTGCATAAACTTGGTATGGGGTTCTATCTGCTGATCATCGATAAACCGAGTGGCAGTATGTTAGGCACAGTTTCATTTAGTAATCTAACTCGCTTTCCATTTTATGCTTGTAACGTTGGCTACTCACTTGGTGAGGGCGCGCAAGGCAAAGGGATCATGACTCGAGCGTTGACGATGGCAGTGAACTACATGTTCACCCAACACAATATGCATCGAATTATGGCTTGTTATATGCCACATAATGAACGCAGTGCCGCGGTGTTGGAGCGGCTAGGTTTTGTACGTGAAGGCTATGCAAAGAATTACTTGCTAATTGATGGAGATTGGCGAGATCATATAACCACTTCTCTTACTAACCCTAACTGGCAGCCTAAATAG
- a CDS encoding DUF1513 domain-containing protein, giving the protein MQPMVTDPTRRTLLKAALFGAAAPILPFGCSSTPNTPQSSQPSLIGCAITGRDRYSVVVADQFGQPIRQLPLPERGHGVTSNAARGHAVAFARRPGSYFMVFDYVTGEMIRLNKASPSRHYYGHGVYSNDGHLLFATEGERGTSRGIIGIYDVADGYKKIDELTDFGIGPHEVIVMPDDRLVIGVGGVHTNGREPLNLESMQPSLTFLSPRGERLEQRSLPDHRLSIRHLAHDGDNTVLCGQQYRGEPDEYPALLAMYRSGKELQPLYAEPEQWARFSHYIASIAASDEWILATSPRGNCYGIWSKQSGELVELSPLPDASGVVFNQGEFAISSGSGTVITQSQPRDKSSVFTSIQWDNHWSMIA; this is encoded by the coding sequence ATGCAACCGATGGTGACTGATCCAACGCGTAGAACGCTGCTTAAGGCAGCGTTATTTGGTGCGGCGGCACCTATCTTACCGTTTGGATGTAGCAGTACACCAAACACTCCACAGAGTTCTCAGCCAAGTTTAATTGGTTGTGCAATCACGGGGCGTGACCGCTACAGCGTGGTTGTAGCTGATCAGTTTGGACAACCGATTCGACAGTTACCGCTCCCAGAGCGAGGGCATGGCGTGACATCCAATGCTGCTAGGGGACATGCGGTCGCATTTGCTCGTCGCCCCGGCAGCTACTTTATGGTGTTTGATTATGTAACTGGTGAGATGATTCGCTTGAATAAGGCCAGTCCTTCTCGCCATTATTATGGTCATGGTGTCTACTCTAATGACGGACATTTACTGTTTGCCACAGAGGGAGAGCGTGGAACCAGTAGAGGCATTATTGGTATCTATGATGTTGCCGATGGTTATAAAAAGATTGATGAGTTGACTGATTTTGGCATCGGACCGCATGAGGTCATCGTGATGCCTGACGACAGGCTTGTTATCGGTGTAGGCGGCGTTCACACTAATGGTCGTGAGCCGTTAAATCTAGAATCTATGCAGCCGAGCTTAACCTTTTTGTCTCCACGTGGGGAAAGGTTAGAGCAACGGAGTTTGCCTGACCATCGCTTGAGTATTCGTCATTTAGCTCATGATGGTGACAATACCGTGTTGTGCGGGCAGCAGTATCGGGGTGAGCCTGATGAATATCCTGCTCTATTGGCGATGTATCGTTCTGGTAAAGAGTTGCAGCCTCTGTACGCCGAGCCGGAACAATGGGCGCGCTTTAGTCATTACATTGCAAGCATTGCGGCCTCAGACGAATGGATATTGGCGACTTCACCACGTGGCAACTGTTACGGGATTTGGTCAAAGCAGAGCGGAGAGTTGGTCGAGTTATCGCCATTACCTGACGCATCTGGCGTTGTGTTCAATCAGGGTGAGTTCGCGATTAGCTCTGGTTCTGGCACTGTGATCACTCAATCGCAACCAAGAGACAAATCTTCCGTATTTACATCTATTCAGTGGGATAACCATTGGAGTATGATAGCTTAG
- a CDS encoding L,D-transpeptidase family protein gives MLRSGILLFAFSLMPSTVWAENYFEQIGWVEPNSAVEYQYPQQLEELYRSNDNQLIWFDLHQSSQLEFQLELIDKAGISPILSKQLNQLRYLRNSNLWYQYDLLATDTLLAYMSYAELAKQYGKTWFFEEKITQPLPLPSEAALADLKGSMQSQQLDALIDTYTPDDDSYQALISTYLRIASRIYDVVPLYTQSTRLKRVGDILESREALLQRLEQVDVDLVGIEREIGYYDNQLEDAVKQFQRIHGLKADGIIGPNTIRWLNKSSKDRLKIIAVNAERSRIWPEQRNTIIVVNVPGYEMEYWFAGEQVFKSQVIVGRQKRPTPVMTSNLDSVILNPTWNVPWKIMVEDIIPAVQQDPNYLDKQNIKIIKSWTSSQIINPNMIDWYHTHPKAFPYRMRQMSGANNALGLYKFNTPNDRAIFLHDTPSKHLFEQPSRAFSSGCVRVKDADQLAALLLANQGLNLEEIQQITTQDNKSIPLRERIPVHIIYQTAWSEEGKVQYRDDIYRLDY, from the coding sequence ATGTTACGAAGCGGTATCTTGTTGTTTGCCTTTTCTCTTATGCCAAGTACGGTATGGGCGGAAAACTATTTTGAACAGATTGGCTGGGTAGAGCCTAACAGCGCTGTTGAGTATCAATACCCGCAGCAGTTGGAGGAACTCTATCGCAGCAATGATAATCAACTTATTTGGTTCGATTTACACCAAAGTAGTCAACTTGAGTTTCAGTTAGAGCTGATTGATAAAGCGGGTATTAGCCCCATACTCTCTAAGCAACTCAATCAATTACGTTATCTACGTAATAGCAATCTTTGGTATCAATATGATCTGTTGGCGACCGATACGCTTCTGGCTTATATGAGCTATGCCGAACTCGCGAAGCAGTACGGTAAAACCTGGTTTTTTGAAGAGAAGATTACTCAACCTTTGCCGCTACCAAGTGAAGCGGCGCTCGCTGACTTAAAGGGTTCAATGCAATCCCAGCAGTTGGATGCGTTGATTGATACGTACACCCCAGACGACGATAGTTATCAAGCTTTGATCAGTACCTATCTCCGTATCGCTAGCCGAATTTATGATGTTGTCCCTCTTTACACTCAGTCGACCCGTCTAAAGCGGGTTGGTGATATTCTGGAGAGTCGCGAAGCGCTGTTACAGCGTCTTGAACAAGTCGATGTCGATCTGGTCGGTATTGAGCGAGAGATTGGCTACTATGACAATCAGCTAGAAGATGCGGTTAAACAATTTCAACGCATACACGGTTTAAAAGCGGATGGAATCATTGGCCCTAATACCATTCGTTGGTTAAACAAAAGCAGCAAAGACCGACTGAAGATTATCGCGGTCAATGCAGAGCGAAGCCGTATTTGGCCTGAACAACGCAACACCATCATTGTAGTCAACGTCCCCGGATACGAGATGGAGTATTGGTTTGCGGGTGAGCAGGTGTTTAAATCTCAGGTGATTGTAGGGCGACAAAAACGCCCGACACCAGTAATGACCAGTAATCTTGACTCGGTGATTCTAAATCCAACTTGGAATGTACCTTGGAAAATCATGGTTGAAGATATCATTCCAGCGGTTCAACAAGACCCGAACTATTTAGACAAACAGAACATTAAAATCATTAAAAGTTGGACTTCTAGTCAAATTATCAACCCAAACATGATTGATTGGTATCACACTCATCCCAAAGCGTTTCCTTATCGGATGAGACAAATGTCGGGTGCCAACAATGCGTTGGGACTCTACAAGTTCAACACGCCCAACGATCGGGCGATATTTCTGCATGACACGCCGAGTAAGCATTTGTTTGAGCAGCCTTCCCGAGCCTTTAGCTCTGGTTGTGTTCGCGTCAAAGATGCCGATCAACTGGCGGCGTTATTGCTTGCCAATCAAGGCCTCAACTTAGAAGAAATTCAGCAGATCACCACGCAGGATAATAAGTCGATTCCATTACGTGAACGTATTCCGGTACATATTATTTACCAAACAGCTTGGTCTGAAGAGGGCAAGGTGCAGTATCGGGATGATATCTATCGCTTAGATTATTGA
- a CDS encoding imelysin family protein, whose product MKAKSVLTHSVAAAFLVAGSSAFAADVTKQQVVEHYADLAHAVFADSLSTAKSLDKSIDSFLASPSAEKFEQVKQAWLESRVPYQQSEVFRFGNVIVDDWEGQLNAWPLDEGLIDYVAADYQYELGNEGATANIIANKELTIGATKLDVAKITPELIAELNEVGGSEANVASGYHAIEFLLWGQDLNGTNAGAGQRAYTDFVVGKECTNGNCDRRGEYLRAASDLLVQDLAWMEKQWSASEKGNYREELLNDSADNGLRKMLFGMGSLSLGELAGERMKVALEANSTEDEHDCFSDNTHNSHYYNEQGIYNVYTGTYQKVDGSKFEGPGIHALVANKDQQAADEIQKQFETTREQVAQLVSAAENDNQHFDQLIAAGNAQGNALVNKTIMSLVAQTASIERAANVIGIDSLNPDTADHEF is encoded by the coding sequence ATGAAGGCAAAATCAGTTTTAACGCACTCAGTGGCGGCGGCTTTTCTCGTGGCGGGCAGTTCAGCTTTCGCTGCGGATGTAACAAAGCAGCAGGTTGTTGAACACTACGCAGACTTAGCACACGCAGTATTTGCAGACTCCCTTTCTACCGCTAAATCTCTCGATAAGTCCATTGATTCTTTCTTAGCTTCCCCTTCTGCGGAGAAGTTTGAGCAAGTGAAACAAGCGTGGCTTGAATCTCGTGTACCTTACCAGCAATCAGAAGTGTTCCGCTTTGGTAATGTGATTGTGGACGACTGGGAAGGCCAACTTAATGCATGGCCTTTGGATGAAGGTCTGATCGACTACGTGGCGGCAGATTACCAGTATGAATTGGGCAATGAGGGCGCAACCGCTAACATCATCGCCAACAAAGAACTCACCATTGGTGCAACTAAGTTGGATGTTGCAAAGATCACCCCTGAGTTGATTGCAGAGCTAAATGAAGTGGGTGGTTCGGAAGCAAACGTTGCATCTGGTTACCATGCGATTGAGTTCCTGCTATGGGGGCAAGACCTAAACGGTACTAACGCAGGTGCAGGTCAGCGTGCATATACTGACTTTGTTGTTGGTAAAGAATGTACCAATGGTAACTGTGACCGCCGTGGTGAGTATCTGCGCGCAGCGTCAGACTTACTGGTTCAAGATCTAGCATGGATGGAAAAGCAGTGGTCAGCCAGTGAAAAAGGTAACTACCGTGAAGAGTTGCTTAACGACTCTGCGGACAATGGTTTGCGTAAAATGTTATTCGGCATGGGCTCACTATCGCTAGGCGAGCTTGCTGGTGAGCGCATGAAGGTGGCATTAGAGGCGAACTCGACAGAAGACGAGCACGATTGCTTCTCTGATAACACACACAACTCTCACTACTACAATGAGCAGGGCATCTACAACGTCTATACCGGCACTTATCAAAAAGTGGATGGCAGCAAGTTCGAAGGTCCTGGTATTCACGCGTTGGTTGCAAACAAAGATCAACAAGCAGCGGATGAAATTCAAAAGCAGTTTGAGACAACTCGTGAGCAAGTCGCTCAACTAGTTAGTGCTGCGGAAAACGATAATCAGCATTTTGATCAACTGATTGCTGCAGGTAATGCGCAAGGCAACGCACTGGTCAATAAGACAATTATGTCTTTGGTTGCGCAAACTGCCTCTATTGAGCGTGCTGCCAACGTGATTGGTATTGATAGCTTGAATCCAGATACCGCTGATCACGAGTTTTAA